In Bacteroidales bacterium, the genomic window AGCAAATAGGATTCAATCGGTAAGCGAATATTACTTTTCAACTAAGTTGGCTGAGATACGGAAAATGAATGCTGCTGGGCAATCGGTAATCAATTTAGGGATTGGTAATCCCGATCTTTCTCCCTCTGAAAATACAATTAAAGGCTTGATGCAAGCAGCAAGTGAACCCACCAACCACGGATACCAAAGTTATACAGGGATTCCTGAATTGAGAAATGCTTTTTCTGATTGGTATAAGAAATTCTATGCGGTTGATCTGAATCCAGAAAATGAGATTCTGCCTTTGTTGGGATCTAAAGAAGGGATAATGCATATCTCTTTGGCTTTTTTAAATCCTGGCGATGAGGTTTTGGTCCCGGACCCTGGATATCCAGCCTATAAAGCCGTAGCTGCATTATGTGAAGCGAAAGCTGTAGAATATGATTTAAATGAATCGCTTGGCTGGTGTCCCGATTTTGATCATCTCGAAAAAATGGATTTGACTAATGTTAAATTGATGTGGGTTAATTATCCCAATATGCCAACAGGTAAAGCCGCTTCAATTAAGCTTTTTGAGCAGTTAATAGCTTTTGGGAAGAAACATAGAATTCTTATCGTAAATGATAATCCATACAGTATGATAAGTACCGATAAACCCTTGAGTATCTTGTCGGTTGATGGTGCTAAAGAAATTGCAATTGAATTAAATTCCTTGAGTAAATCACATAATATGGCGGGATGGCGTGTTGGAATGATTGGAGCTGCTTTTCATTTTATTCAAGCTATTCTTAAGGTAAAGTCCAATATG contains:
- a CDS encoding aminotransferase class I/II-fold pyridoxal phosphate-dependent enzyme, whose protein sequence is MNTTLIQPANRIQSVSEYYFSTKLAEIRKMNAAGQSVINLGIGNPDLSPSENTIKGLMQAASEPTNHGYQSYTGIPELRNAFSDWYKKFYAVDLNPENEILPLLGSKEGIMHISLAFLNPGDEVLVPDPGYPAYKAVAALCEAKAVEYDLNESLGWCPDFDHLEKMDLTNVKLMWVNYPNMPTGKAASIKLFEQLIAFGKKHRILIVNDNPYSMISTDKPLSILSVDGAKEIAIELNSLSKSHNMAGWRVGMIGAAFHFIQAILKVKSNMDSGMFKPIQLAAASALRNTEDWYKTQRTVYSERKEIAKKILSALNCDFDPESTGMFVWAKIPREAKSAKDFSEDILQNKKVFITPGFIFGKNGERFIRLSLANNEKTLTEALNRILKK